The Vicia villosa cultivar HV-30 ecotype Madison, WI linkage group LG1, Vvil1.0, whole genome shotgun sequence genome includes a region encoding these proteins:
- the LOC131612739 gene encoding heavy metal-associated isoprenylated plant protein 39-like, whose amino-acid sequence MMKVVLKLDIHEDKIKQKAMKSVSGLSGVESVSVDMKDKKLTLIGDIDPVRVVGKLRKFCHAEIISVGPAKEEKKDEAKKKEDAKKDPAKENVVINPFMFHGTHAYYTHQMKPQYNPYYRVEEKKDEPKKDEAKKKEDVKNDSTNTHIIDPLMFYGTLGYYNHQMKPHYNPYYGVVSVEEDPNSCVII is encoded by the exons ATGATG AAAGTAGTGTTAAAGTTGGATATACATGAAGACAAAATCAAGCAAAAAGCTATGAAGTCAGTCTCTGGCCTTTCAGGGGTTGAGTCAGTTTCAGTAGacatgaaagacaagaaattaacCTTAATAGGAGATATCGATCCAGTACGAGTAGTCGGGAAGCTAAGGAAGTTTTGTCACGCTGAAATCATTTCTGTTGGACCAgctaaagaagaaaagaaagatgaagctaaaaagaaggaagatgctaagaaagaTCCAGCAAAAGAAAATGTTGTGATTAATCCTTTCATGTTTCATGGAACACATGCTTACTATACTCATCAGATGAAACCACAATACAATCCTTATTACCGTGTTGAAGAAAAGAAAGATGAACCTAAAAAAGACGAGGCTAAAAAGAAGGAAGACGTCAAGAATGATTCAACAAATACACATATTATTGATCCATTGATGTTCTATGGAACACTTGGATATTATAATCATCAAATGAAACCACACTACAATCCTTATTATGGCGTGGTTAGTGTTGAAGAGGATCCTAATAGCTGTGTCATCATCTAA